Sequence from the Pirellulales bacterium genome:
CAAGCGGCGCGGATGAAAGCCGCACGCCGCGCGGCCCGCGGTTGGATTCCCGACGAAGATTTGCCCAGCGACGAGGAAATTCGCAGCCTGGTTCACACGGCCGCTCCGCCCGCTGGCGTGGTGTTGGGGGATCGGTTCGATTTTTATAAGCGGCTCTTGTTGCCGCTGGAGCAAGTGAAGCTGAATCCAGAATATCATCCCGAGGGAGATTGTCTGCACCACACGCTGCAAGTGTTCGATCTGGCCCGGCACGAGTTGCCCTACGACGAGGAATTTTTGCTGGCCGCGCTGTTGCACGACGTGGGCAAAGCCATCGACCGCAAAAATCACATCGCCGCCGGCCTGTCGGCACTGGACGGATACATTACCCCGCGCACGGCATGGCTCATCGAACATCACACCGAGGCGAATCAAATGGCGCGGGGAGAGTTAGGCGTTCGTGCCAAGCGCCGGCTGGAAACCCATGAAGATTTTCACGAACTGGAACTGCTTTCCAAATGCGACCGCGGCGGCCGGCAGAAAAACATGCTCGTGCCCGATGTCGACGACGCGCTGAAGTATCTGCGCGAGCTGGAGCAAGAACACGGGGAATGAGCGAAATGAAATCGCGGTGACATAA
This genomic interval carries:
- a CDS encoding HD domain-containing protein, yielding MANEKLRRRIAWDAAQLIRAGQESEYQAARMKAARRAARGWIPDEDLPSDEEIRSLVHTAAPPAGVVLGDRFDFYKRLLLPLEQVKLNPEYHPEGDCLHHTLQVFDLARHELPYDEEFLLAALLHDVGKAIDRKNHIAAGLSALDGYITPRTAWLIEHHTEANQMARGELGVRAKRRLETHEDFHELELLSKCDRGGRQKNMLVPDVDDALKYLRELEQEHGE